Proteins encoded together in one Amblyomma americanum isolate KBUSLIRL-KWMA chromosome 1, ASM5285725v1, whole genome shotgun sequence window:
- the LOC144118985 gene encoding uncharacterized protein LOC144118985, with protein sequence MNRVAAVVPAILRARNSSQARDPTHRPPFAALTSVLCCQRPASIGPCVLPAFGCVIPPDPFMLKTKSCMEVVQATKLRVIFARDLEQAGKLVDGQWYSLSKASFFSKTKTIFLGSWAMYLGTCGQDNAGQHASASSKKKHETVNKY encoded by the exons atgaatcgcgtggccg ctgtggtgccggcgattctccgagctcggaactcttcccaggcacgggatcctacccacagacctcccttcgccgcactcacgagtgttctttg ttgccagcggccagcatctattgggccatgcgtgcttcctgcctttggctgtgtcatccctcctgatccattcatg ctaaagaccaagagttgcatggaagttgtgcaagccaccaagttgcgtgtgatttttgccagggacctggagcaggctgggaaattagtggatggccagtggtattcactcagtaaggcaagctttttct ccaagacaaaaaccatttttcttggctcatgggcgatgtatctaggaacctgcggccaggacaacgctggacagcatgcatcagctagctcgaaaaaaaagcacgaaacagtaaataaatattga